One genomic region from Nostoc sphaeroides encodes:
- a CDS encoding group I intron-associated PD-(D/E)XK endonuclease — protein MHHTKDKGDLAAAKVIADLVEKEYSVFVPVVTEHAPFDLIAYKNGKCYRIQAKYSCDGTLKNKSNWADKNGCHEKKYKSDDFDFYGLYLPDINKVVYPSITFGGCGIRTTPPKSPNPFYWWEDFTDLTEVALKRTYKEFGVDLTTRKVNPDSRIHTRKVERPSKEELEKLVWEKPTAQIGRDFGVSDKAVEKWCKVYGIEKPPRGYWVKKVYGKVES, from the coding sequence ATGCACCACACAAAAGATAAGGGTGATCTAGCAGCTGCTAAAGTGATAGCAGATTTAGTCGAGAAAGAATATTCGGTTTTTGTACCAGTAGTAACTGAACATGCACCCTTTGATTTGATTGCCTACAAAAATGGCAAATGTTATAGAATTCAAGCTAAATACAGTTGTGATGGCACACTGAAAAATAAAAGCAATTGGGCAGACAAGAATGGTTGTCATGAAAAAAAATATAAATCTGATGACTTTGATTTCTATGGTCTTTATTTGCCAGATATAAACAAAGTAGTATATCCATCAATCACGTTTGGCGGTTGCGGTATTAGGACAACGCCACCTAAATCACCCAATCCTTTTTATTGGTGGGAAGATTTTACAGATTTAACTGAAGTAGCACTTAAGCGAACCTACAAGGAGTTTGGGGTTGACTTAACAACTAGAAAGGTTAACCCAGATTCTAGAATTCATACTAGAAAAGTAGAAAGACCATCAAAAGAAGAACTAGAAAAACTAGTTTGGGAAAAGCCAACAGCGCAAATTGGGAGAGATTTTGGCGTGTCTGACAAGGCTGTAGAAAAGTGGTGTAAAGTCTATGGGATAGAAAAGCCACCTAGAGGGTATTGGGTGAAAAAGGTTTATGGAAAAGTGGAGTCTTGA
- a CDS encoding PmeII family type II restriction endonuclease, with the protein MNNSLYHNYYDYLSEEVVTPFYNNRLNSLNKLRLKDVLKRKNPYLFKAKNIELAGDLVKSIVDAFLSSQEETMFGNLLEGFAIYISQSLHNGFKSNFKSVDLEFERDGIYYIVGIKSGTSWANSDQITAMRNNFKIAKQNLRQNGITSEIIAVNGCMYGRETVHLKTNIDIDKIYYKYAGQDFWYFISNDDNLYQEIIVPIDEKAKERDEKFKSAYFAKLNEMTQDFILNFMKNNQIDWVKLIDYVSKRGKFELDNSIQTSLF; encoded by the coding sequence ATGAATAATTCTCTTTATCATAATTATTATGACTATCTTTCAGAGGAAGTTGTTACTCCCTTCTATAACAATAGACTTAATAGCCTAAACAAATTACGTTTAAAAGATGTTCTAAAGCGGAAAAACCCTTATTTATTTAAAGCTAAAAATATTGAATTAGCTGGAGATTTGGTAAAAAGTATTGTCGATGCCTTCCTCTCTTCACAAGAAGAAACAATGTTTGGCAATTTACTAGAAGGATTTGCTATCTATATATCTCAAAGTTTACATAATGGTTTCAAATCTAATTTTAAAAGTGTAGACTTAGAATTTGAAAGAGACGGAATTTATTATATAGTAGGAATTAAATCTGGAACTAGCTGGGCTAATTCTGACCAGATAACCGCTATGAGAAATAATTTTAAAATTGCAAAACAAAATTTAAGACAGAATGGTATTACCAGTGAAATTATTGCGGTAAATGGCTGTATGTATGGAAGAGAAACTGTACATTTAAAAACTAATATAGATATTGATAAAATTTACTACAAATATGCTGGTCAGGATTTTTGGTATTTTATATCTAATGATGATAATCTTTATCAAGAAATAATTGTGCCAATTGATGAAAAAGCAAAAGAGAGAGATGAAAAATTTAAATCTGCATATTTTGCAAAACTTAACGAAATGACTCAAGACTTTATACTCAATTTTATGAAAAACAATCAAATTGATTGGGTTAAATTAATTGATTATGTATCCAAAAGAGGAAAATTTGAACTAGATAACTCTATACAAACCAGTTTATTTTGA
- the nadA gene encoding quinolinate synthase NadA: protein MFTTALAQREKTQLGELPLLLFAAIQSLKKELNAVILAHYYQEPDIQDIADFIGDSLQLARAAEKTNADVIVFAGVHFMAETAKILNPDKLVILPDLDAGCSLADSCPPDEFAAFKAAHPDHLVVSYINCSADIKAMSDIICTSSNAVKIVEQIPKEQPIIFAPDRNLGRYVMEQTGRDLVLWQGSCVVHETFSEKKIVQLKIAHPEAEAIAHPECESSVLRHASFIGSTAALLKYCQSSPTKEFIVATEPGIIHQMQKLAPDKHFIPAPPINNCACNECPFMRLNTLEKLYWAMKNRTPEITMSEDIRLAALRPMQRMLEMSV from the coding sequence GTGTTTACTACTGCACTAGCTCAACGAGAAAAAACCCAACTGGGTGAACTACCACTCTTATTATTTGCCGCGATTCAGAGTCTCAAAAAAGAACTCAACGCCGTTATCCTGGCGCATTATTATCAAGAGCCAGATATTCAGGATATTGCCGACTTTATTGGGGATTCATTACAACTAGCAAGAGCCGCCGAAAAAACCAATGCGGATGTAATTGTCTTTGCTGGTGTTCACTTCATGGCAGAAACAGCAAAGATACTGAATCCCGATAAATTAGTAATTTTACCAGATTTGGATGCTGGTTGTTCTTTAGCAGACAGTTGTCCACCAGACGAATTTGCAGCTTTTAAGGCAGCGCATCCAGATCATTTGGTGGTATCTTACATCAACTGCTCTGCTGATATCAAGGCGATGAGCGATATTATTTGTACTAGCTCCAACGCTGTGAAGATTGTAGAACAGATACCGAAGGAACAGCCGATTATTTTTGCCCCAGATCGCAATTTGGGGCGGTACGTCATGGAACAAACTGGGCGAGATTTGGTGCTATGGCAAGGTAGCTGTGTTGTCCATGAAACCTTCTCGGAAAAGAAAATTGTCCAGTTAAAAATTGCCCATCCCGAAGCAGAGGCGATCGCACATCCAGAATGTGAAAGTAGTGTATTGCGCCACGCCAGCTTTATTGGCTCTACAGCCGCTTTACTCAAGTATTGTCAAAGCAGCCCTACGAAGGAATTTATCGTTGCGACAGAGCCGGGAATCATTCACCAAATGCAAAAATTAGCTCCTGACAAGCATTTTATTCCTGCACCGCCGATAAATAACTGTGCTTGTAACGAATGTCCGTTTATGCGGTTAAACACCCTAGAAAAGCTCTACTGGGCAATGAAAAATCGCACTCCTGAAATTACTATGTCAGAGGATATTCGTCTGGCTGCACTGCGACCAATGCAACGAATGCTGGAGATGAGCGTGTAA
- a CDS encoding DNA-methyltransferase, with protein sequence MSLSISSEISTISDQNESAPNLEEWRNKIILGDCLDILQSIPSNIVDLIVTSPPYADSRKNTYGGVHPDKYVEWFLPISQELKRVLKDDGTFILNIKERVVNSERHTYVLELILEMKKQGWLWTEEFMWHKKNCFPGKWSNRFRDSWERCLQFNKQKKFNMYQEAVMVPMGDWAKSRLKNLSETDKRRDNSKVGSPFGKKVANWVGRDLVYPTNVLHLATECNNKSHSAAFPKELPSWFIKLFTKEGDLVLDPFVGSGTTCVVATELNREYIGIEIKPDYYELAIAEVNAVNKSATQLKLL encoded by the coding sequence ATGAGTTTAAGTATTTCCTCAGAAATATCTACAATTTCAGACCAAAATGAATCTGCTCCAAATTTAGAGGAGTGGCGTAATAAAATTATTCTTGGCGACTGTTTGGATATTCTACAATCTATTCCGTCTAATATTGTTGATCTTATTGTCACCTCGCCTCCTTATGCTGATAGTAGAAAAAATACGTATGGAGGGGTTCATCCTGATAAATATGTGGAGTGGTTTTTACCCATATCTCAAGAATTGAAGCGAGTTTTGAAGGATGATGGAACATTTATATTGAACATCAAAGAAAGAGTAGTTAATAGCGAACGCCACACGTATGTTTTAGAACTCATATTGGAGATGAAAAAACAAGGTTGGTTATGGACAGAAGAATTTATGTGGCATAAGAAAAATTGTTTTCCTGGTAAATGGTCAAATCGTTTTCGTGATTCTTGGGAGAGATGTTTACAATTCAATAAGCAAAAAAAATTTAATATGTACCAAGAGGCAGTAATGGTTCCAATGGGTGATTGGGCTAAGTCACGACTGAAAAACTTGAGTGAAACAGATAAAAGGCGGGATAACTCAAAAGTTGGTAGTCCTTTTGGTAAGAAAGTTGCAAATTGGGTAGGTCGTGATTTGGTATATCCCACAAATGTTTTGCATCTTGCAACAGAATGTAACAACAAAAGTCACAGTGCTGCTTTTCCTAAAGAACTTCCTTCATGGTTCATAAAATTATTTACTAAAGAGGGGGATTTAGTGCTTGATCCGTTTGTGGGATCTGGTACTACGTGTGTAGTTGCAACAGAGTTAAACAGAGAATATATTGGTATAGAAATAAAACCAGATTACTATGAGTTAGCCATAGCGGAGGTAAATGCTGTCAATAAGAGTGCTACCCAACTGAAATTATTATGA
- a CDS encoding aldo/keto reductase, whose protein sequence is METKQLGKTGIFVSAIALGGMPMSISNRPPESESIQVIHRALDLGITFIDTADSYCKDESDKHHNERLIHKALTSYKGDVSQVIVATKGRLMRPDGNWASNGNPEHLRETIRVSFEALGGAKPIDVWQYHSPDSKYTIEESLAPVKEAVEAGLIRFVGVSNFSVEQIKRARDIVDIISVQNQYSPWQRQPENDGVLKYCEEQGLTFLPWSPFGGRRRHQDLQDIPAIANLAKEKGVSVYNIVLAWLRSKSPAILPIPGASKVSSIEDSAQAINVKLSDEEVQKIDRAT, encoded by the coding sequence ATGGAAACCAAACAGCTAGGAAAAACTGGTATATTTGTGAGTGCGATCGCTTTGGGTGGTATGCCCATGTCAATCTCCAATCGCCCTCCCGAATCGGAATCAATCCAAGTTATTCATCGGGCTTTGGATCTGGGTATTACATTTATTGACACTGCCGATTCCTACTGCAAAGATGAGTCAGATAAGCACCACAACGAGCGGCTAATTCACAAGGCACTTACTAGTTACAAAGGCGATGTTAGCCAAGTAATTGTGGCAACGAAGGGCAGGTTGATGCGTCCCGATGGAAACTGGGCAAGCAACGGCAACCCAGAACATTTACGCGAAACAATTCGAGTTAGCTTTGAGGCGTTGGGTGGTGCTAAACCCATCGATGTTTGGCAATACCATTCACCAGATTCTAAGTACACAATCGAAGAATCCCTTGCACCAGTTAAAGAAGCAGTGGAGGCTGGTTTGATTCGATTTGTAGGAGTTTCTAACTTTTCCGTTGAACAAATTAAACGGGCGCGGGATATCGTAGATATTATCTCGGTGCAGAATCAATACAGCCCTTGGCAACGACAGCCAGAAAATGACGGCGTGTTGAAGTATTGCGAAGAACAAGGATTGACCTTTTTGCCTTGGAGTCCCTTTGGTGGTAGGCGTCGCCATCAAGACTTACAAGATATCCCTGCGATCGCTAACTTAGCTAAAGAAAAAGGCGTCTCAGTATATAATATCGTCTTGGCGTGGTTGCGTTCCAAGTCACCCGCTATTTTGCCAATTCCTGGTGCTAGCAAGGTTTCTAGCATTGAAGACTCAGCACAAGCTATCAATGTAAAATTATCTGATGAAGAAGTGCAAAAAATTGATCGCGCAACTTAA
- a CDS encoding Npun_F0813 family protein — translation MFILKRQDVEISSIQHPKKDQQVPILSYQGQTFRLISVFKASQEEEARALWRELTDNRGKACVLLEEPERFSVWGKIRLEQLDNDTGGHGKTAILIQASILLLQGVSIDIEEFLGAKQAALFEKDIAEVLQQKQFPQASTLEAVKYLVSTNPLPTAKIPDWQENHVVILLQELHRLGKGYFGNANFTKQVIYKLEDMPEAERSLFITWLNQSPLGKLWQ, via the coding sequence ATGTTTATTCTCAAACGGCAGGATGTTGAAATATCAAGCATTCAGCACCCAAAAAAGGATCAGCAGGTGCCGATTCTCAGTTATCAAGGGCAGACTTTTCGCTTGATTAGCGTATTTAAAGCTAGTCAAGAAGAAGAAGCTAGAGCCTTATGGAGAGAATTAACGGATAACCGAGGTAAAGCCTGTGTTTTACTCGAAGAACCCGAACGTTTTAGTGTTTGGGGTAAAATCCGTTTAGAGCAACTGGATAATGATACAGGTGGTCATGGCAAAACGGCGATTTTAATCCAAGCCAGTATTTTGCTGTTGCAGGGTGTTTCTATCGACATTGAAGAGTTTTTAGGTGCTAAACAAGCTGCATTATTTGAAAAAGATATTGCCGAAGTATTACAGCAGAAGCAATTTCCCCAAGCATCAACCCTTGAAGCAGTTAAATATTTGGTATCTACTAATCCGTTACCGACAGCCAAAATACCTGATTGGCAAGAAAATCATGTAGTTATCCTGTTACAAGAACTGCATCGATTAGGAAAGGGCTATTTTGGCAATGCTAATTTTACCAAACAAGTGATTTATAAGCTAGAAGATATGCCAGAAGCCGAGCGATCGCTGTTTATCACTTGGCTAAATCAATCGCCACTGGGTAAACTATGGCAGTAA
- a CDS encoding type II toxin-antitoxin system RelE/ParE family toxin: MAQTSPQYAARIVDRITKRSEQIANFPLSGRIVSEFETEQIREVLEGSYRIIYYIKPEQVDVLAVIHGSQQITLSSADADE; encoded by the coding sequence ATTGCTCAAACTTCTCCACAATATGCAGCTAGGATAGTTGACCGGATTACTAAGCGTTCTGAGCAAATTGCTAATTTTCCTTTGTCAGGTCGAATTGTATCAGAATTTGAAACCGAGCAAATCCGAGAAGTTCTTGAAGGTTCATATAGAATTATTTATTACATTAAACCAGAGCAAGTTGATGTACTGGCTGTCATACATGGTTCGCAGCAAATTACATTGAGTTCTGCGGATGCGGATGAGTAA
- a CDS encoding type II toxin-antitoxin system VapC family toxin, which translates to MTIPLTCVVDASVSVKQFIPDPLTAKVNQLFAHLAYPQTEIFVPDLFYIECANVLWKYARAGSYDVSLIQGNLASLKAFPLRVVSTADLMADAVAIALNYGISAYDGSYVALSQQIGASLLTIDGKLVKAIAASSYNVCSFNDFEVPPLESM; encoded by the coding sequence ATGACAATTCCTCTTACGTGCGTCGTGGATGCCAGTGTGTCCGTTAAGCAATTTATTCCCGATCCGCTAACAGCTAAGGTTAATCAACTGTTTGCTCACCTTGCCTATCCCCAGACAGAAATCTTTGTACCTGACCTGTTTTACATTGAGTGTGCAAACGTTTTGTGGAAGTATGCTCGTGCAGGTAGTTACGATGTTTCTCTGATTCAGGGGAATTTAGCTAGTCTCAAAGCTTTCCCTTTGCGTGTTGTCTCCACGGCTGATTTGATGGCGGATGCAGTTGCGATCGCATTAAATTATGGAATCTCTGCCTACGATGGCTCTTATGTAGCACTTTCACAGCAAATAGGTGCTAGTTTGCTGACTATCGACGGTAAGCTGGTAAAGGCAATAGCTGCTTCGTCTTACAATGTTTGCTCGTTTAATGACTTCGAGGTTCCGCCGTTGGAGTCAATGTAG
- a CDS encoding TIGR04168 family protein has translation MTSQKTQSINLKIAVVGDIHDQWEVEDGVALKHLGVDLVLFVGDFGNESVEVVRAIASLDIPKAAVMGNHDAWYTATEWGRKKAPYDRSKEDWVQEQLDLLGSSHVGYGKLDFPAWNLTVVGGRPFTWGGPEWKFAEICKERYGVTSLEESADRIFKAVKSAAYETIIFLGHNGPSGLGDRPEDPCGKDWHPIGGDFGDPDLGEAISQALTAGKTIPLVTFGHMHRDLRHTKKVQRKPIFRSPEGTIYLNAASVPRIVENDGEKLRNFSIVTLEAGVVSQVSLVWVGNDFQVAKGEILYERSRIVS, from the coding sequence ATGACCAGTCAGAAAACTCAATCGATAAACCTCAAAATTGCTGTAGTTGGAGATATTCACGACCAATGGGAAGTGGAAGATGGCGTTGCACTCAAGCATTTGGGTGTTGACTTAGTGCTGTTTGTCGGGGATTTTGGCAACGAGTCGGTGGAAGTGGTCAGAGCGATCGCTTCTCTCGATATTCCCAAAGCAGCCGTGATGGGCAACCACGATGCCTGGTACACCGCCACCGAATGGGGACGCAAAAAGGCTCCTTATGACCGCTCTAAGGAAGACTGGGTACAGGAACAACTCGATTTATTAGGTTCGTCCCATGTCGGTTACGGTAAGTTGGATTTTCCCGCTTGGAATTTAACTGTCGTGGGGGGTCGTCCCTTTACCTGGGGTGGCCCAGAGTGGAAATTCGCGGAAATCTGTAAAGAACGTTACGGTGTGACGAGTTTGGAAGAATCCGCCGATCGCATCTTCAAAGCTGTTAAAAGCGCCGCTTACGAGACAATTATATTTTTGGGTCACAATGGGCCTAGTGGGTTAGGCGATCGCCCCGAAGACCCCTGCGGCAAAGACTGGCATCCAATTGGCGGCGATTTTGGCGATCCAGATTTGGGCGAGGCGATTTCTCAAGCCTTGACTGCTGGTAAAACCATTCCTCTGGTGACATTTGGTCACATGCACCGAGATTTACGCCATACCAAGAAGGTGCAGCGCAAACCCATCTTTAGAAGTCCAGAGGGGACAATTTACTTAAATGCGGCTAGTGTCCCCAGGATTGTGGAAAATGATGGCGAGAAGTTGCGTAATTTTTCCATTGTCACCCTAGAGGCGGGTGTAGTTTCGCAAGTTTCCCTAGTTTGGGTGGGGAATGACTTTCAGGTGGCTAAGGGGGAAATTTTGTACGAGCGATCGCGGATTGTGTCGTAG
- a CDS encoding tetratricopeptide repeat protein: MSIEDFVFDVAEEAVFNDFTGKNKAGAIAGGVGALFTIGALGLTGPIAIPIAIATGVLAGAKGESSVKKTAKNIGSVVENVANEAGSLAGYVSKGITGGISGLLDVFKSDDDFFKRGVERLENKQYMEAIEDFSKVIAMNPKYAEAYFLRGCIYSDRRDYQRAIEDYTQTIKINPDHLVAYRNRGHILSGQKNYKRAILDYTQSIRIEHSNDDIYYRRGMLYIQVADYTRALADFCQAININPQNIDACLNRGYIRSGFKDYKGAIEDYTQVLALRPNECNIYLHRGNACLEIKDYEGAIQDFNQVININPNDLITIMNRANAYTHIKEYNHAISDYSQVINKNSQNTEAYFKRGCVRSLIQDFKGAIADYNQVIKLDSDYVFAYVKRGCIRKKNGQKKEAIADFKQASAIFSKQSMVSEVQTLQQEIQNLEKEVKNTPWWQTRLF; the protein is encoded by the coding sequence ATGAGCATAGAAGACTTTGTTTTTGATGTTGCGGAAGAAGCTGTATTCAATGACTTTACGGGGAAAAATAAAGCAGGGGCTATTGCAGGTGGTGTGGGAGCATTATTTACAATAGGTGCTTTGGGTTTGACTGGCCCAATTGCTATCCCTATAGCTATAGCCACAGGAGTTTTAGCTGGTGCAAAAGGTGAATCTTCAGTCAAGAAGACAGCAAAAAATATAGGTTCTGTAGTCGAAAATGTAGCTAATGAAGCAGGTTCTCTTGCTGGCTATGTATCTAAGGGAATAACAGGAGGAATTTCCGGTTTACTTGATGTATTTAAAAGTGATGATGATTTTTTCAAGCGAGGTGTTGAAAGACTTGAAAATAAACAGTACATGGAAGCTATTGAGGATTTTTCTAAAGTTATCGCAATGAATCCTAAATATGCTGAAGCTTATTTTTTAAGAGGTTGCATCTATTCTGACAGGCGAGATTATCAAAGAGCAATTGAAGATTATACTCAGACAATTAAAATTAATCCAGATCATCTTGTGGCTTACCGTAATAGGGGACACATTCTATCTGGACAAAAAAATTATAAACGAGCAATCTTAGATTACACACAGAGCATCAGAATTGAACATAGCAACGACGATATTTACTACAGGCGTGGTATGCTATATATTCAAGTCGCTGATTATACAAGAGCATTAGCAGACTTTTGCCAAGCTATCAATATTAATCCTCAAAATATTGATGCTTGCTTAAACAGAGGTTATATCCGTTCGGGATTTAAAGACTACAAAGGTGCAATAGAAGACTATACTCAAGTACTTGCACTAAGACCTAATGAATGCAATATTTACTTGCATCGTGGCAATGCTTGTTTAGAGATCAAGGACTATGAAGGTGCAATTCAAGACTTTAATCAAGTGATTAACATAAATCCAAATGATCTAATCACTATAATGAATCGAGCAAATGCTTACACACATATCAAAGAATATAATCACGCTATTTCAGATTATAGTCAAGTCATCAATAAAAACTCGCAAAATACTGAAGCATACTTTAAAAGAGGATGTGTTCGTAGCCTAATACAAGATTTTAAAGGCGCTATAGCGGATTATAATCAAGTAATTAAATTAGATTCAGATTACGTTTTTGCCTATGTAAAACGGGGTTGTATTCGCAAAAAGAATGGACAAAAGAAAGAGGCAATAGCAGATTTCAAGCAAGCCTCTGCTATTTTTTCTAAACAATCGATGGTGAGTGAAGTGCAAACTCTTCAACAAGAAATCCAAAATTTAGAAAAGGAAGTTAAAAATACTCCTTGGTGGCAAACACGGCTATTTTAG
- a CDS encoding DUF3146 family protein, giving the protein MSAKRLPETIAHVRITRQSWQHGFLEGEVNAGEFEWHFQWHFRRGELAVKPSQGRALIKEPLGRFLEQQDYQLEPGGDYAFTIRAEL; this is encoded by the coding sequence GTGAGTGCAAAACGTCTGCCAGAAACCATTGCCCATGTCAGAATTACTCGCCAATCCTGGCAACACGGCTTCCTTGAAGGTGAAGTGAATGCGGGTGAGTTTGAGTGGCATTTCCAGTGGCATTTTCGCCGGGGAGAACTTGCCGTCAAGCCTTCCCAAGGCCGCGCCTTAATCAAAGAACCCCTCGGTCGATTTTTGGAGCAACAAGATTATCAGCTAGAGCCTGGAGGAGATTATGCTTTTACTATTCGGGCGGAACTTTAA
- a CDS encoding pre-16S rRNA-processing nuclease YqgF, with translation MTFPEFSPTQPVILGFDPGRDKCGLAVMGLDRQLYYHQVVLAKEAIASIETLRQKFPISLMVMGDQTTAKEWRQKLYQELTEPLSIILVDERYTTLEARDRYWQMFPPKGLIKLLPQGLRQPPRPIDDIVAILLIERYLNRLTESAVRS, from the coding sequence ATGACTTTCCCGGAATTTTCACCAACGCAACCAGTCATATTGGGGTTTGATCCAGGTCGAGATAAGTGTGGTTTAGCGGTGATGGGACTGGATCGGCAATTGTATTATCATCAGGTCGTCTTAGCAAAAGAGGCGATCGCTAGCATTGAGACACTGCGTCAAAAGTTCCCGATCTCTTTGATGGTGATGGGCGACCAAACTACAGCCAAGGAGTGGAGACAGAAATTATATCAGGAATTGACAGAACCGTTGAGTATTATTTTAGTGGATGAACGCTACACAACTTTAGAAGCACGCGATCGCTATTGGCAAATGTTCCCACCCAAAGGGCTAATAAAGCTATTGCCACAGGGTCTACGACAGCCACCAAGACCGATAGATGACATTGTTGCCATCCTCTTAATCGAAAGATACTTAAATCGCCTCACTGAATCAGCAGTCAGGAGTTAA
- a CDS encoding DUF3084 domain-containing protein yields the protein MTTGYILIAAILILGGVIATVGDRIGTRVGKARLSLFNLRPKNTAVLVTIFTGGLISASTLGILFAADEGLRKGVFELEDIQTDLRQKREQLKTAETQKSQVESELNQARIAQAKAQQDLQVINQYLQAANAKQRQTQAQLNRTISQQAQTQTQLQRTQSQLEQVVPQYQKAIAELQSVYNQRKELQAAVELLKTERQRLYAEAKKAIDEAKTAIEKRDRELANRQEAIEVRDQKISQLDQLIQKRNVEVAAREQVIATRESRLKELEAQQEQLEIKVARLEKYYQSYRDLRLGKLALVRGQVLSAAVIRVNQPAAARQAVIQLLQEANRNANLELSEPGANPANVELLRVTQDRVDQLSKPIGDGQEYVVRIFSAGNYVRGEKQIEFFADTARNQLVFSGGAVLATTTADSKTMTSYQLQQRLEILISASQFRARNAGIVEDVQVEGTFLRFVSQLRQYNQPLEIKAIAAEDTYTAGPLRVKLVAIVNGQIIFST from the coding sequence ATGACCACCGGATACATCCTCATCGCAGCAATTTTGATTCTGGGAGGCGTAATTGCAACCGTGGGCGATCGCATCGGCACACGAGTTGGCAAAGCCCGCCTCTCACTTTTTAACCTTCGTCCGAAAAATACTGCTGTACTGGTAACTATTTTTACGGGCGGTTTGATTTCCGCATCAACTTTAGGAATTTTATTCGCTGCCGACGAAGGCTTGCGAAAGGGAGTCTTTGAATTAGAAGATATTCAAACAGACCTCAGACAGAAGCGGGAACAGCTAAAAACCGCAGAAACTCAGAAAAGTCAGGTAGAGAGCGAGCTAAATCAAGCAAGAATTGCCCAAGCAAAAGCACAACAAGACTTGCAGGTAATTAATCAATATTTGCAGGCGGCGAATGCCAAACAACGCCAAACACAAGCTCAGTTGAACCGCACCATTAGTCAACAAGCTCAAACTCAAACTCAACTCCAACGCACTCAAAGTCAGCTAGAACAGGTTGTACCTCAGTACCAAAAAGCTATAGCTGAATTGCAAAGCGTTTACAATCAGAGAAAGGAGCTACAAGCGGCAGTTGAACTACTGAAGACAGAACGTCAACGACTATACGCTGAAGCTAAAAAAGCTATTGACGAAGCCAAAACAGCGATTGAAAAACGCGATCGCGAACTTGCTAATCGCCAAGAAGCCATAGAAGTGCGCGATCAAAAAATCTCCCAACTCGATCAATTGATTCAAAAGCGTAATGTAGAAGTTGCAGCGCGAGAGCAAGTAATTGCCACACGGGAATCGCGCCTCAAAGAATTGGAAGCACAACAGGAGCAACTAGAGATAAAAGTTGCCAGGTTGGAAAAATATTATCAGTCTTACCGCGACCTGCGTCTGGGTAAGCTGGCTTTAGTTCGCGGTCAAGTTCTATCTGCTGCTGTAATTCGTGTTAACCAACCTGCTGCCGCTCGTCAGGCAGTGATACAACTTTTACAAGAAGCTAATCGCAACGCTAACCTCGAATTAAGTGAACCTGGGGCAAATCCTGCCAATGTAGAGCTACTGCGCGTAACCCAGGATAGGGTTGACCAATTGAGCAAGCCGATTGGCGATGGTCAAGAATACGTCGTGCGAATTTTTTCGGCTGGTAATTACGTCAGGGGAGAAAAGCAGATAGAATTTTTCGCCGATACAGCCCGAAATCAATTGGTTTTTTCGGGAGGCGCAGTGCTGGCCACAACGACTGCTGATTCCAAAACCATGACATCCTATCAGTTACAGCAGCGACTGGAAATACTGATTTCTGCTTCCCAATTTCGGGCCCGTAATGCCGGAATTGTCGAGGATGTGCAAGTAGAGGGGACTTTCTTACGCTTTGTCAGCCAATTAAGACAGTACAATCAACCTTTGGAGATTAAAGCGATCGCAGCAGAGGATACTTATACAGCTGGGCCATTGAGAGTAAAATTAGTGGCAATAGTCAACGGACAAATTATTTTTAGTACTTAA
- a CDS encoding FitA-like ribbon-helix-helix domain-containing protein: MATLYVRNLPDDLYAKLQELAASEHRSINAQVITLLEQALKTETQQIEEERRKNVPKLLEEIRLRREKLPTDIEWPDSTAMIREDRDR; encoded by the coding sequence ATGGCTACCCTTTATGTAAGAAATTTACCCGATGATTTGTATGCAAAACTGCAAGAGTTAGCGGCATCTGAACACCGTTCCATTAACGCCCAAGTTATAACTCTGTTAGAACAAGCTTTAAAAACTGAAACACAGCAAATAGAAGAAGAAAGACGAAAGAATGTCCCAAAACTTTTAGAGGAAATCCGTCTTCGCCGTGAAAAGCTACCAACTGATATCGAATGGCCTGATAGCACTGCCATGATTAGAGAAGATCGGGACAGATGA